The DNA window TATGCAATCATTCAGAATGATATGGAGGAATTGGATTTAATTCAAGGTGAAATAAAGGCCGGCGACTCTGGAAATATTTCAATTTCAAAGGGGCAAGCGATTCGTATTTTTACCGGTGCACCTGTTCCTCCAAATGTAGACATGGTTGTTCCCCTGGAATATACAGTAGTTTTTAGTGATAAAATTGCCTTTGAATCATCCAAATTTAGACAAGGTGCCAATATCAGAAAACAGGGCGACCAACAAAGAGCAAATGAAATAGCTGTTCGTTATGGTACACGAATTACCGCTGCTGTTTCGGGTTACATTGCTGCCCTTGGTATTCGAAAGGTGAAGGTGCGAAAGCAACCTAAAATTGGTGTTATTACAAGTGGAAATGAATTAAAATCTACAACGGGAAAATTAAAAGAAGGAGAAATATTTGAATCTAATTCTTTTACAATAGCATCTTTTTTTAATCAATTAGGTGTACCTATTGCTTTTCATTTGAATTTACCTGATGATGCTTCCAAAACATTATCTACCCTAAAAGCTGCAATAAAAAAAGCGGATGTTCTTATTATCACCGGAGGTATGTCAGTTGGAAATTTTGATTTCGTGTATCCTTCATTGTTGAATTGTGATGTTGAGGAAGTATTCTATAAAGTAGATCAAAAACCTGGAAAGCCTATCTTTTTTGGAAAAAAAGAAAATCATTTAATTTTTGGTCTTCCTGGTAATCCTGCCGCGGTTTTAACGTGTTTATATCAATACGTGTATCCTATGTTTGAGGGGCTGATGGGATCTCCTATTAAGGGTTTGCCTAGGTTGAAGTTTAAATTAAACCAGGACTTGCAAAAGCCAGAATCACAAACAAGATTTTTAAAAGGACTTATCTCAAATCATAAACTTGAGATTTTAGGAGGTCAAGAGTCTCATATGCTCAAATCTTATATAGAAGCAAATTGTTTAGTCCTATTGCC is part of the Flavobacteriales bacterium genome and encodes:
- a CDS encoding molybdopterin molybdotransferase MoeA — protein: MVSFDTAIKKIGDAVFPFSIEEIPLSDANLRYLAEEIISPIDLPPFDQSAMDGYAIIQNDMEELDLIQGEIKAGDSGNISISKGQAIRIFTGAPVPPNVDMVVPLEYTVVFSDKIAFESSKFRQGANIRKQGDQQRANEIAVRYGTRITAAVSGYIAALGIRKVKVRKQPKIGVITSGNELKSTTGKLKEGEIFESNSFTIASFFNQLGVPIAFHLNLPDDASKTLSTLKAAIKKADVLIITGGMSVGNFDFVYPSLLNCDVEEVFYKVDQKPGKPIFFGKKENHLIFGLPGNPAAVLTCLYQYVYPMFEGLMGSPIKGLPRLKFKLNQDLQKPESQTRFLKGLISNHKLEILGGQESHMLKSYIEANCLVLLPSGTERFYKGDEVEVQLLVI